Proteins co-encoded in one Rubidibacter lacunae KORDI 51-2 genomic window:
- the egtD gene encoding L-histidine N(alpha)-methyltransferase → MTSFLQSQRPTVTVLAGDTALKDDGSDAIAGLTQAQKALPARFFYDDRGSQLFEQICDLPEYYLTRAETAIFRQYADDIAAATGACDLVELGSGSSTKTRLLLDAYARADLPLHYIPIDISAGILVESAEQLAKDYPGIEIHSLVGTYEQGLQQLPPASLPTRMVTFIGSSLGNFSEAESDTFFSLVAETLTTGEYFLVGIDLQKVVAVMEAAYNDSQGVTAEFNFNMLDHLNRRFDGDFQRDRFEHWTFYNADACQIETYLRAKVAHQVRLATLDLTVDFAVGETMLTEIARKFDLQQMQSCLDEHSLPVIRTFADSRGWFALLLCQKH, encoded by the coding sequence ATGACGAGCTTTTTGCAATCCCAGCGTCCGACCGTGACGGTGCTGGCAGGAGACACAGCCCTCAAAGATGACGGCAGCGACGCGATCGCGGGACTGACGCAAGCGCAAAAGGCATTGCCCGCGCGTTTTTTTTATGACGATCGCGGCTCGCAACTGTTCGAGCAGATTTGTGACTTACCGGAGTACTACCTCACGCGCGCGGAAACAGCAATCTTCCGCCAATATGCCGATGACATTGCTGCTGCAACTGGTGCGTGCGACTTAGTCGAACTCGGCAGCGGCAGCTCGACGAAAACGCGTCTGTTGTTGGATGCTTACGCGCGCGCGGACTTACCGCTGCACTACATCCCCATTGATATCAGTGCGGGCATCCTGGTCGAAAGCGCCGAGCAGCTCGCTAAAGACTATCCCGGCATCGAAATTCATTCCTTGGTCGGTACTTACGAGCAAGGCTTGCAGCAACTGCCGCCGGCATCGTTGCCGACGCGGATGGTGACGTTCATCGGTAGCTCGCTCGGCAATTTCTCGGAAGCAGAAAGCGATACCTTTTTTTCACTCGTTGCCGAAACTCTGACGACAGGTGAATACTTCTTGGTCGGCATCGATTTGCAAAAAGTCGTTGCCGTTATGGAAGCCGCCTACAACGACAGCCAAGGCGTGACGGCCGAGTTCAACTTCAACATGCTCGACCACCTCAATCGCCGCTTCGATGGGGACTTCCAACGCGATCGCTTCGAACATTGGACGTTCTATAACGCTGATGCCTGTCAGATCGAAACCTATTTGCGCGCCAAAGTTGCCCATCAGGTGCGTCTGGCTACCCTTGACCTGACAGTCGATTTTGCTGTTGGCGAAACAATGCTCACCGAGATCGCGCGTAAGTTCGACCTCCAGCAGATGCAGTCCTGTCTTGATGAGCACTCATTGCCGGTTATCCGGACGTTCGCTGACTCGCGTGGGTGGTTTGCGCTGCTGTTGTGCCAAAAGCACTAG
- a CDS encoding tyrosine-type recombinase/integrase yields MSECPPSAIVPADFEAIAQQPLRDRAELLTAFADFLHVDVGAGDAAADTIRTYSAQLQQFLQWCDRSDRHPLDVTQREIKRYRRWLVESRSYKPATVALKLSVLRRFYDALIERELLSVNPALGIRAPREKRDPAERITYLERDELVELLAAIPDDNSLKALRDRALIAIMALEGPRTVEMHRANLADWQRQGRRCGIRVEGKRSIRIVPLTDDIAALLQHYLTSREAQGDRLVASSPLFAAVGNRAGGKRLTRRGIRQVVDGYLQQAGLKHRDGRTLSTHSLRHTAGTLSLQAGADLRQVQDLLGHADPRTTATYAHVADRWQNNPARHVDVPLR; encoded by the coding sequence GTGTCTGAGTGCCCTCCGTCCGCGATCGTGCCCGCCGATTTCGAGGCAATCGCGCAGCAACCGTTACGCGACCGAGCGGAGTTGCTGACCGCTTTTGCTGACTTCCTGCACGTCGACGTCGGGGCAGGTGATGCTGCCGCAGACACGATTCGCACCTATAGCGCCCAGCTCCAACAGTTTTTGCAGTGGTGCGATCGATCCGACCGGCATCCGCTGGACGTGACGCAGCGGGAAATCAAGCGCTATCGTCGCTGGTTGGTGGAGTCCCGCAGCTACAAACCCGCAACCGTCGCGCTGAAGCTGTCGGTGTTGCGGCGCTTTTACGATGCCTTGATCGAGCGCGAGCTACTGTCGGTAAATCCCGCCCTGGGCATCCGTGCCCCGCGCGAAAAGCGCGACCCTGCCGAGCGCATCACTTATCTCGAACGCGACGAACTGGTTGAATTGTTGGCCGCAATCCCCGACGACAACTCGTTGAAGGCCCTGCGCGATCGCGCCCTGATCGCGATCATGGCGTTGGAAGGACCGCGCACGGTGGAGATGCACCGCGCCAACCTCGCCGATTGGCAGCGACAAGGCCGTCGCTGTGGCATTCGCGTTGAAGGGAAGCGCAGCATACGCATCGTGCCGCTCACCGATGACATCGCAGCCCTGCTCCAGCACTATCTAACTAGTCGCGAAGCGCAAGGCGATCGCCTTGTTGCCAGCAGTCCGCTCTTTGCAGCAGTCGGCAATCGCGCCGGAGGGAAGCGCCTGACGCGGCGGGGCATTCGTCAAGTCGTCGACGGCTATTTGCAGCAAGCGGGGCTCAAGCACCGCGATGGGCGCACGCTCTCCACGCACAGCCTGCGCCACACGGCCGGCACCTTGTCCTTGCAAGCCGGAGCTGATTTGCGTCAGGTGCAGGATTTGCTCGGTCACGCCGACCCGCGCACAACAGCAACTTACGCCCACGTTGCCGATCGCTGGCAGAACAATCCGGCCAGGCACGTAGACGTCCCGCTGCGGTGA